A region of Diadema setosum chromosome 15, eeDiaSeto1, whole genome shotgun sequence DNA encodes the following proteins:
- the LOC140239230 gene encoding echinoidin-like, translating into MSRQVFLLYFAVTVGLILPKLPGSCARACGCPPLWTGFQGMCYRYFSAESVTWQEAERQCQSFTKPCWDEDATTGQLGHLVSIHSQEEMNFLITLFDSIRNKRFTGRQLVWIGLNDLKSEGSFVWSDGSEVNYTSWDTDQPNNYNNAQHCVEYDAAMNYMWHDLQCDPSPVGSGWIVGGFICKLGQWL; encoded by the exons ATGTCTCGGCAAGTGTTTCTGCTTTACTTTGCCGTCACTGTCGGTTTGATTTTGCCGAAGCTCCCGGGATCCTGTGCAAGGGCGTGCGGCTGCCCTCCGCTGTGGACTGGTTTCCAAGGCATGTGCTACAG GTATTTTTCAGCGGAAAGTGTAACGTGGCAGGAGGCCGAAAGACAATGCCAGTCATTTACGAAGCCATGCTGGGACGAGGACGCCACCACCGGTCAGCTAGGTCACCTTGTGTCCATTCACTCCCAGGAGGAGATGAATTTCCTCATCACTCTCTTCGACTCTATACGAAACAAACGG TTCACCGGTCGACAACTCGTCTGGATTGGACTGAATGATTTGAAGTCCGAGGGTTCCTTTGTATGGAGTGACGGTTCGGAGGTCAATTACACCTCCTGGGACACGGATCAACCAAACAACTATAATAACGCGCAACACTGCGTGGAATATGACGCGGCTATGAACTACATGTGGCACGATTTGCAGTGTGACCCTTCTCCTGTGGGTAGCGGGTGGATCGTTGGAGGTTTTATCTGCAAGCTTGGACAATGGCTTTAA